In Hemitrygon akajei chromosome 12, sHemAka1.3, whole genome shotgun sequence, a single window of DNA contains:
- the rnf11b gene encoding RING finger protein 11b, translated as MGNCLKSPTSDDISLLHESSDRASYGDGTEIDQEPPPPYQEQVPIPVYHPTPSQTRLATQLTEEEQIRIAQRIGLIQHLPKGVYDPGRDGSEKKIRECVICMMDFVYGDPIRFLPCMHIYHLDCIDDWLMRSFTCPSCMEPVDAALLSSYETN; from the exons ATGGGAAATTGTTTGAAATCTCCGACGTCTGATGACATTTCTTTGCTTCACGAGTCTTCTGACCGGGCGAGTTACGGAGATGGCACCGAAATAGACCAAGAGCCGCCGCCGCCATATCAg GAACAGGTTCCAATTCCTGTTTATCATCCTACTCCAAGTCAGACTCGGCTGGCCACTCAGCTTACTGAAGAAGAACAGATCAGAATAGCGCAAAGAATAGGCCTCATTCAGCACCTGCCCAAAGGGGTCTATGACCCAGGAAGAGATGGATCAGAAAAGAAAATTAGAGA gtGTGTTATTTGTATGATGGACTTTGTTTATGGTGATCCAATTAGGTTTCTTCCATGCATGCATATTTATCACCTGGACTGTATAGATGACTGGCTGATGCGATCGTTCACATGCCCGTCTTGTATGGAACCAGTGGATGCAGCATTGCTTTCTTCCTATGAAACCAACTGA